One Bacteroidota bacterium genomic region harbors:
- a CDS encoding bacteriorhodopsin-like → MRTLPELTYGQYWLVFNVISLTIAGMLAAFVYFILSRERVNQRYRIALYLSAVIVLVAAYHYLRIWESWTGAFQLVDGRYIPTGKPFNDFYRYADWLVTVPLLLVELILVLGLPKNRTQSLSIRLVFAAILMLGLGYVGEVSRDVATRNLWGTLSSIPFVYILYVLWIELSRVVKEAKYSDQVNILLRNTRLLLLASWGFYPIAYVLGSWLPGGATQEVAVQVGYSIADILAKPIYGIMVYAIARAKSLEEGLETAPIPRAA, encoded by the coding sequence ATGAGAACGTTACCGGAGCTCACGTATGGCCAGTATTGGCTTGTATTTAACGTCATTTCTCTTACCATAGCCGGCATGCTGGCTGCCTTCGTGTATTTTATCCTATCTAGAGAGCGTGTTAACCAGAGGTACCGCATTGCACTCTACCTTTCAGCGGTAATTGTACTTGTTGCGGCCTATCATTACCTACGCATTTGGGAGAGTTGGACAGGAGCGTTTCAACTTGTTGATGGACGCTACATTCCGACCGGTAAACCGTTTAACGACTTCTATCGGTATGCCGATTGGCTCGTAACAGTCCCTCTGCTTCTGGTGGAGCTGATATTAGTACTAGGACTTCCAAAGAATCGCACTCAGAGCTTGTCGATTCGATTGGTATTTGCCGCTATTTTGATGCTAGGCTTGGGTTATGTTGGAGAAGTCAGTAGAGATGTTGCAACACGCAATTTGTGGGGAACTTTGTCCAGCATACCATTCGTGTACATCCTATATGTGCTGTGGATAGAGCTTAGTCGAGTAGTCAAAGAAGCCAAGTACAGCGACCAAGTCAACATACTGCTTCGGAATACGCGCCTACTGCTGCTTGCCTCCTGGGGCTTTTATCCTATTGCTTACGTATTGGGTAGCTGGCTGCCTGGTGGGGCAACGCAAGAAGTCGCCGTTCAGGTAGGGTATAGTATTGCCGATATTCTCGCAAAGCCCATATATGGGATCATGGTCTATGCCATAGCTCGAGCCAAGAGTTTAGAAGAAGGACTGGAAACGGCGCCCATACCCAGAGCAGCATAA
- a CDS encoding carboxypeptidase-like regulatory domain-containing protein, whose amino-acid sequence MIRRAGLIAFGLLFPFWAWAQTGKLAGRVTDARTGEPLPGASVVLEGTTLGTAADANGNYFILAIPPGIYTVRVSFVGYETRRIEGVVINANFTRELNVALREQVGQLGEVVVEYERPLIQKDAIGVPKIVDAEQIQNLPVRGVNSIAGLQGGVVQDERTGVLNVRGGRTDEVIYIVDGVRISAGALGVPQNAIQEQTMLIGGLPAEYGDAMSGVIQVTTREAGSRFFGTLEGISSQFLDPYGYNTTSFIIGGPLVGTRLGFVMSAEYNYRKDADPTPITMQTVPDSIFQKFLKRPRYIDAQGRLIRAPETNRTFVQTRVKPNNDAWNLNLVGRLSFRPLPGISLRVGGTYYQSLSDNWVLQRMLYNWDHNGRGERQDYRVYINWTHSLSASTFYQVQADYLRAYGKSYDPVYKDNLFAYGDPRFGLARGDTSAMYWYNKLDNDGDDDVTDRGDGFVKNPGAIEYPAITGIYRVMAEPGTVFNNYSFSQTEQFRVSANMTTQIGIHQVKFGGEFEQKILRGWAISPLVLYKRLAPLGVPLAEASLSKFRNGFRDIEDIISHYGYDALTRSKINPRWEEWFKPENRTNPPIAPFRPLYAAGFVQDKIEYRDLVLNIGVRVDWFNANQKVLKDPYALFPIEYQRPSWAKEELAVYYNNANQIVGYRDKRGNFYDKNGQASDGFTITRTLGGDVRFLANELRPEVFEDYKPELIVMPRIGFAFPVTDRAIFHAHYDVLTQRPSEGQLYASLEDFRDIAESGGLLPNANLRPMKTIEYELGFRQTLSERAVIGISGFYKQIKDLIQRRNIFFVRPFDYTGYQNVDFGTVKGATLEFQMRRTNNVSVDANYTLSFADGTGSDPNTLSLVTWVQGVVPNIISPLDFDQRHRINLNLDWRLGRGEGPAFGGVRLLENFGLNVLVQAASGRPYTRSKNVGPFWTSRTRAPLGGINGARMPWSTLVNLRLDRRFDMGQANLTVYLWIQNLLNSQNVRAVYPYTGVPNDDGFLATPEGRGELERVLDPISFVQHYRIRADNPNNYGIPRSVRLGVRVNF is encoded by the coding sequence ATGATCCGACGTGCGGGTCTGATAGCCTTTGGGCTGCTCTTTCCGTTTTGGGCGTGGGCCCAGACGGGTAAACTGGCCGGTCGGGTGACCGATGCCCGGACCGGGGAGCCTCTGCCGGGGGCGAGCGTGGTGTTGGAGGGCACCACCCTCGGCACCGCGGCCGACGCCAACGGCAACTACTTTATTCTGGCCATCCCACCCGGTATCTACACCGTTCGGGTTTCGTTTGTAGGTTACGAGACCCGGCGCATCGAGGGGGTGGTCATCAACGCCAACTTCACCCGCGAGCTTAACGTCGCGCTGCGCGAGCAGGTCGGACAGCTGGGCGAGGTGGTCGTCGAGTATGAAAGGCCGCTTATCCAAAAAGACGCCATAGGCGTGCCCAAGATCGTGGATGCCGAGCAGATCCAAAACTTGCCTGTGCGTGGCGTAAACAGCATTGCGGGTCTGCAGGGTGGGGTGGTGCAAGATGAGCGTACCGGCGTGCTCAACGTGCGCGGAGGCCGCACCGATGAGGTCATCTACATCGTCGACGGCGTGCGCATCTCCGCGGGAGCCCTCGGGGTCCCCCAAAACGCCATCCAAGAGCAAACCATGCTCATCGGCGGGTTGCCAGCTGAGTACGGCGATGCCATGTCCGGCGTAATCCAGGTGACCACCCGGGAGGCCGGATCTCGTTTCTTCGGGACGCTGGAGGGGATCTCCAGTCAGTTCCTGGACCCCTATGGCTACAATACCACCAGCTTCATCATCGGGGGGCCCTTGGTGGGCACGCGCCTGGGCTTCGTGATGAGCGCGGAGTACAACTACCGCAAGGACGCCGATCCTACCCCCATCACGATGCAGACGGTGCCGGATTCTATCTTCCAAAAGTTCCTCAAACGGCCCCGGTACATCGACGCCCAAGGCAGGCTGATCCGCGCTCCGGAGACCAATCGCACGTTCGTGCAAACGCGCGTCAAACCCAATAACGACGCCTGGAACCTCAACCTAGTGGGACGCTTGAGCTTCCGGCCTCTTCCAGGCATCTCGCTGCGCGTCGGCGGCACTTACTACCAGAGCCTCAGCGACAACTGGGTGCTGCAGCGGATGCTGTATAACTGGGATCATAACGGCCGGGGCGAACGCCAGGACTACCGGGTCTACATAAACTGGACGCACTCGCTTTCGGCCAGCACCTTCTATCAGGTTCAAGCTGACTACTTGCGCGCCTACGGCAAATCTTATGACCCGGTGTATAAGGACAACCTTTTCGCCTATGGCGATCCCCGCTTTGGCCTGGCTCGCGGGGACACCTCGGCCATGTACTGGTACAACAAACTAGACAACGACGGCGACGACGACGTCACAGATCGGGGCGATGGTTTCGTCAAAAACCCCGGCGCGATCGAATATCCGGCCATCACGGGCATCTATCGTGTCATGGCCGAGCCCGGCACGGTCTTCAACAACTACTCTTTCAGCCAGACCGAACAGTTTCGGGTCTCGGCCAATATGACGACCCAGATTGGCATCCACCAGGTCAAGTTCGGCGGGGAGTTTGAGCAGAAAATCCTGCGAGGTTGGGCTATCAGCCCCCTTGTGCTCTATAAGCGCCTAGCCCCTCTAGGGGTACCCTTGGCGGAGGCCAGCCTGAGCAAGTTCCGCAACGGGTTCCGCGATATTGAAGACATCATAAGCCACTATGGCTACGACGCGCTCACGCGGAGCAAGATTAACCCCCGGTGGGAAGAGTGGTTTAAACCCGAAAATCGCACCAACCCACCTATTGCTCCGTTTAGACCCCTATACGCGGCTGGCTTCGTCCAGGACAAGATCGAGTACCGCGACTTGGTGCTCAATATCGGGGTGCGTGTAGACTGGTTTAACGCCAACCAGAAGGTGCTCAAAGACCCCTACGCACTCTTCCCGATTGAATATCAGCGGCCCTCCTGGGCCAAAGAGGAGCTGGCCGTCTACTACAACAACGCCAATCAGATTGTGGGCTATCGGGACAAGCGGGGCAACTTCTACGACAAAAACGGCCAAGCTTCCGATGGCTTTACCATCACGCGCACGCTCGGTGGAGATGTGCGCTTTTTGGCCAACGAGCTGCGTCCTGAGGTTTTTGAAGATTATAAGCCCGAGCTCATCGTGATGCCGCGTATCGGCTTCGCCTTTCCCGTCACCGATCGGGCGATCTTCCATGCCCACTACGATGTGCTCACCCAGCGGCCCTCCGAAGGGCAGCTGTACGCCTCTTTGGAGGATTTCCGGGATATCGCCGAGTCCGGTGGCCTGCTGCCCAACGCGAACCTGCGCCCGATGAAGACGATCGAGTACGAGCTCGGTTTCCGACAAACCCTCTCTGAGCGAGCCGTAATTGGGATTTCGGGTTTCTATAAGCAGATCAAGGACCTCATCCAGCGCCGCAACATCTTCTTCGTGCGGCCCTTTGATTATACGGGGTATCAGAATGTGGACTTCGGCACCGTTAAGGGGGCCACGCTCGAGTTTCAGATGCGGCGCACGAACAACGTATCGGTTGATGCGAACTACACGCTCTCGTTCGCCGATGGAACGGGCTCGGACCCGAATACGCTATCCCTGGTGACGTGGGTACAGGGGGTGGTGCCGAATATCATCTCCCCGCTGGACTTCGACCAGCGACATCGGATCAACCTCAACCTCGACTGGCGTCTGGGCCGCGGGGAGGGGCCGGCCTTCGGAGGTGTGCGGCTCCTGGAGAACTTCGGCCTAAACGTGCTGGTGCAGGCTGCTAGCGGCCGACCTTACACGCGCTCCAAAAACGTGGGGCCCTTCTGGACGAGCCGAACCCGGGCGCCCTTGGGCGGCATCAACGGGGCCCGTATGCCGTGGTCGACCCTTGTAAATCTGCGCCTGGATCGGCGCTTTGATATGGGGCAGGCCAACCTTACTGTGTACCTCTGGATCCAGAACCTGCTCAACAGCCAGAACGTGCGCGCCGTGTATCCTTACACGGGAGTACCTAACGACGATGGGTTTTTGGCCACCCCAGAGGGCAGAGGAGAGCTGGAGCGCGTCTTGGACCCGATCTCCTTTGTGCAGCACTACCGGATTCGGGCCGATAATCCGAACAACTACGGCATCCCGCGTTCGGTTCGCTTGGGGGTGCGGGTGAACTTCTGA
- the amrB gene encoding AmmeMemoRadiSam system protein B: protein METVHQCFKEHSAERLRQWVCGWVDATPKGSSAGAVRALIVPGRFDSDSGPVAAAAFRAVQGEPFDTVAIVASSPVGAFQRISITEVDAYETPLGVIRIDDGLRNELCDEDDDIFLSSEGHEHNAGIEAQLPFLQCVLPGSFGLVPIVMGWETWDFCRELGSALGEVLSIRNALLIAAAEVRSATQAALAELVRLLEGLEVERLSAFLHAQQVELFGVGPVLATLMAAGDLGANRARVVALRHRADGSADLGLLVYRAD, encoded by the coding sequence ATGGAAACCGTGCACCAGTGTTTCAAGGAGCATTCGGCTGAGCGGCTGCGGCAGTGGGTCTGTGGATGGGTGGATGCGACCCCTAAGGGTTCATCTGCAGGTGCGGTGCGGGCTCTGATCGTACCCGGGCGCTTTGATTCGGACTCCGGCCCCGTGGCCGCGGCGGCTTTTCGGGCTGTACAGGGTGAGCCCTTTGACACCGTCGCCATCGTGGCCTCAAGCCCTGTGGGCGCTTTTCAGCGCATATCGATCACCGAAGTCGATGCCTATGAGACCCCCTTGGGGGTGATCCGAATTGATGACGGGTTGCGCAACGAGCTCTGCGATGAAGACGACGACATTTTTCTCTCCAGCGAAGGGCATGAGCATAACGCGGGCATCGAGGCGCAGCTGCCCTTTCTGCAGTGCGTGTTGCCGGGCTCCTTTGGGCTTGTGCCCATTGTCATGGGCTGGGAGACGTGGGATTTCTGCCGCGAGCTCGGTAGCGCCCTAGGTGAGGTGCTCTCGATTCGGAATGCGCTTTTGATCGCCGCAGCCGAGGTGCGATCGGCCACTCAAGCGGCCTTAGCGGAGCTTGTGCGCCTGCTGGAGGGGCTGGAGGTTGAGCGTTTATCTGCCTTCTTGCACGCCCAGCAGGTTGAGCTCTTTGGGGTAGGACCTGTATTGGCCACGCTTATGGCCGCTGGTGATTTGGGGGCAAATCGAGCGCGTGTTGTAGCTCTTCGGCACAGGGCCGATGGCTCGGCGGATCTCGGCTTGCTCGTCTATCGAGCGGACTAG
- the recO gene encoding DNA repair protein RecO, with product MIRKTDALVLRALDYGETSRIVTLYSRRFGKLTLMAKGARRPGSRLAACLEPLAYIEAVFYYRAGRELQYLSDCAFIRPMPRWGEDVERAALGSFLLEWLDRLTPEGEPNPMLFNWALRALASIYEGRGQKRTWALLFLLRALPLIGYTLRIEAEAGCSGPGSWVLEAAHGRIAPQGGVETYARPISAAAVRLLEPLLRDPVERIQHLVVPAGVWDELVGHVYAFVQAHLGPLPQVRSWEVLRSMLIRERGEAL from the coding sequence ATGATCCGCAAAACCGATGCGCTTGTGCTGCGCGCCCTTGATTACGGGGAGACGAGTCGAATCGTCACCTTATATAGCCGCCGATTCGGCAAGCTGACCCTCATGGCCAAAGGCGCTCGGCGCCCGGGCAGTCGCCTGGCCGCTTGCCTGGAGCCTTTAGCTTACATTGAGGCAGTCTTTTATTACCGAGCGGGACGGGAGCTGCAGTACCTCTCAGATTGCGCTTTCATCCGCCCCATGCCCCGCTGGGGCGAGGATGTGGAGCGAGCCGCTTTGGGGTCGTTCCTGTTGGAATGGCTAGATCGTCTCACCCCGGAGGGGGAGCCCAATCCTATGCTGTTCAACTGGGCTCTGCGAGCCCTGGCCTCCATTTACGAGGGCAGGGGGCAGAAGCGCACGTGGGCTCTTCTGTTTCTGTTGCGGGCGCTGCCCCTCATAGGGTACACCCTGCGGATCGAGGCGGAGGCGGGTTGCTCAGGTCCCGGATCGTGGGTCTTAGAGGCGGCGCACGGCCGCATAGCACCCCAGGGGGGCGTCGAAACCTATGCACGGCCTATATCGGCGGCCGCGGTGCGCTTGCTGGAACCCCTTTTGCGAGATCCCGTAGAACGGATACAACATTTGGTAGTGCCTGCTGGGGTGTGGGACGAACTGGTCGGGCATGTCTATGCGTTTGTGCAGGCGCATCTGGGGCCGCTGCCTCAGGTGCGCAGTTGGGAAGTATTGCGCAGTATGCTGATTAGGGAGCGGGGCGAAGCGCTATGA
- a CDS encoding DUF2520 domain-containing protein — protein MEARTEPVVALVGAGAVATSLAHALRMQGVSIAAVLSRSSASAEALAHAVGAAAWGSLGRVPLPPVTDVFIAVPDSALSAVVASLAEGSWEGVWVAHLSGALSHQELDPLRRRGARICSFHPMQSFIRGRLSTFAGICIGVEGEPEAVARATWWAEQIGARPILVPGSAKGAYHLAGTMASNYLVALLGISSEILASLGLSSAQALELLRPLVRGVLENAEALRCPEQALSGPIRRGDAVTLRRHGRVLAERFPHLIPVYVALGVETLRLAVRQGWLNPERAQAVLAELEAMLRLDPSVEAPL, from the coding sequence ATGGAGGCGCGCACCGAGCCCGTTGTGGCGCTTGTGGGAGCAGGGGCCGTCGCCACAAGCCTAGCCCATGCCCTGCGGATGCAAGGGGTCTCCATAGCGGCGGTCTTGAGTCGCTCTTCCGCTTCTGCAGAGGCCTTGGCCCATGCGGTGGGGGCTGCCGCGTGGGGGAGCCTCGGGCGCGTTCCCCTTCCCCCGGTCACCGACGTCTTCATCGCCGTGCCGGATAGCGCGCTCTCTGCGGTGGTCGCGAGCTTGGCTGAGGGCTCATGGGAGGGGGTTTGGGTAGCCCACCTCTCCGGGGCCTTAAGCCATCAGGAGCTGGATCCCTTGCGCCGTCGGGGCGCACGGATCTGCTCCTTTCACCCCATGCAGAGCTTCATTCGGGGTCGCTTAAGTACCTTTGCCGGCATCTGCATCGGGGTGGAGGGGGAGCCTGAGGCGGTGGCCAGGGCTACCTGGTGGGCCGAACAAATCGGAGCGCGTCCCATTCTGGTGCCGGGCTCGGCTAAGGGGGCCTACCACCTAGCCGGTACTATGGCCAGCAACTATCTGGTCGCTTTGCTCGGCATCTCGAGCGAGATCTTGGCTAGCTTAGGCCTGAGCAGCGCGCAGGCCCTGGAGTTACTGCGTCCCCTTGTGCGGGGGGTTCTGGAGAACGCGGAAGCGCTTCGATGCCCGGAGCAGGCCCTATCCGGTCCCATTCGACGCGGGGATGCGGTGACCCTGCGGCGTCACGGACGGGTGCTTGCGGAACGCTTCCCGCATCTCATCCCTGTTTATGTGGCCCTAGGCGTGGAGACTTTACGCCTCGCTGTTCGCCAAGGCTGGCTCAATCCGGAGCGGGCGCAGGCCGTTTTGGCTGAGTTGGAGGCCATGCTGCGGCTGGATCCTTCGGTAGAGGCCCCGTTATGA
- a CDS encoding Do family serine endopeptidase, protein MRRIRWIWAAGLMLLGVLIGALGVSHFGPSRPRPLWGNSGGEPPLIGKATYEPIDPGLAGTLNELFVRVARQVRPTVVYIMVESRLRAVPPQDRFHQFDPGDPRWRRFFERPRQGAGSGVIVSSDGYIVTNDHVVEGASEGGIRVQLADKREFTARLVGRDPSTDLAVLKIEARGLPAIAIGNSDAVQVGEWVLAIGNPFRLTSTVTAGIVSATGRNVGVINERFGIEDFIQTDAAINPGNSGGALVNLRGELIGINTAIATEGGSYEGYGFAIPSNMVRRIAEDLIRYGTVRRGFIGVEIADVDDALARRVGLERVMGAVINRVLPNGAAEQAGLRVGDIILQVGGEEVEAANHLQSKVLKYRPGDRVPLLIWREGRAYTVQVVLQGPEDQPIRRWAQAPSEEADTSGGSFPLPLPDPENPEEATLSAWGLVLEPISPDRKRGQGTSAGVRIRQITPGSLAARRGLEPGSVLLAIGRHSVRSLVEAQQALSQALRAGGALLKVRRPDGTVLYYDLYWTQR, encoded by the coding sequence ATGAGGCGAATTCGATGGATCTGGGCTGCCGGGCTGATGTTGCTGGGGGTCTTGATCGGGGCCCTGGGCGTATCGCACTTCGGTCCGAGCCGTCCTCGGCCTCTTTGGGGGAACTCGGGCGGGGAGCCGCCTCTGATTGGAAAGGCCACTTATGAGCCGATTGATCCCGGCTTGGCGGGTACGCTTAACGAGCTCTTCGTGCGCGTGGCGCGTCAGGTCAGGCCTACAGTGGTCTACATTATGGTGGAAAGCCGGCTTCGGGCTGTACCCCCCCAGGACCGGTTCCACCAGTTTGATCCCGGCGATCCGCGTTGGCGCCGTTTCTTTGAGCGCCCCCGACAGGGCGCGGGCTCCGGGGTGATCGTAAGCTCCGACGGATACATCGTGACCAACGACCACGTCGTTGAGGGGGCTAGCGAGGGGGGGATTCGGGTGCAGTTGGCCGACAAGCGCGAGTTTACGGCCCGGCTTGTGGGGCGGGATCCCTCCACGGATCTGGCTGTGCTGAAGATCGAAGCCCGAGGGCTTCCGGCGATCGCTATCGGAAACTCCGATGCGGTGCAGGTAGGAGAGTGGGTCTTGGCGATCGGCAACCCGTTTCGGCTTACCTCCACGGTCACGGCCGGTATCGTGAGCGCCACGGGCCGCAACGTGGGCGTGATCAACGAGCGCTTCGGCATTGAGGACTTTATCCAGACCGATGCCGCGATCAACCCCGGCAATTCCGGGGGAGCGCTCGTGAACCTGCGCGGAGAGCTCATCGGCATTAACACGGCCATCGCCACCGAGGGGGGGTCTTATGAGGGCTACGGGTTCGCTATCCCTTCGAACATGGTGCGGCGCATTGCCGAGGATTTGATTCGTTACGGCACGGTACGGCGGGGCTTCATCGGCGTCGAAATTGCGGATGTAGACGACGCCCTGGCGCGTCGGGTAGGCTTAGAGCGTGTAATGGGCGCGGTCATTAACCGCGTTCTGCCCAATGGAGCGGCCGAGCAAGCGGGTCTCCGGGTGGGGGATATCATCTTGCAGGTGGGCGGGGAAGAGGTAGAGGCGGCCAACCACCTGCAGTCCAAGGTGCTCAAGTACCGTCCTGGTGATCGGGTCCCCCTGCTCATCTGGCGGGAGGGCCGTGCGTACACGGTGCAGGTCGTGTTGCAGGGACCTGAGGATCAGCCGATCCGTCGGTGGGCGCAGGCTCCTTCGGAGGAGGCCGATACCTCCGGGGGGTCCTTCCCGCTCCCCTTGCCGGATCCGGAAAACCCCGAAGAGGCCACCTTGAGCGCCTGGGGATTGGTCTTAGAGCCTATCTCCCCAGACCGCAAACGAGGGCAAGGGACCTCGGCCGGGGTTCGGATTCGTCAGATCACGCCCGGCAGCTTGGCTGCGCGGCGGGGCCTTGAGCCGGGCTCTGTGCTGTTGGCGATCGGTCGCCATTCAGTACGCTCTCTCGTAGAAGCCCAACAGGCGTTGTCGCAAGCGCTGCGCGCCGGCGGTGCCCTGCTTAAAGTGCGTCGGCCAGATGGGACGGTGTTGTACTACGATCTTTACTGGACGCAACGATGA
- the bioD gene encoding dethiobiotin synthase — MMMATSGRFVVGTDRNVGKTVLSAALVALLRERGVPATMMTPIETGGMVEDAYELLQQIGVQEPRRLVTPIRYETLASPYVASLIERRPVDLDLIEAAFQEQVRSGKFVIVEGAGARVPLAKGVFMLDLMRRLGLPALIVARSGRGTLNHCLLTLEALERAGIAVDGFILNGFGQYGEGFAEALNPEVLEELAAPVPVLAVVEWRPQYQGNIEALIRDLAKQPKLRLYLDELAASVGPALA; from the coding sequence ATGATGATGGCCACTTCAGGGCGCTTTGTGGTGGGCACAGACCGCAACGTAGGCAAGACGGTGCTTTCGGCCGCGTTAGTGGCATTGTTGCGCGAACGCGGGGTGCCGGCGACCATGATGACCCCGATCGAAACCGGAGGCATGGTAGAGGACGCCTACGAGTTGCTGCAGCAGATTGGAGTGCAAGAGCCCCGTCGCCTGGTTACGCCCATTCGTTATGAGACTCTAGCCTCTCCTTACGTGGCCAGCCTGATCGAACGCCGGCCGGTGGATCTAGATCTCATCGAAGCGGCCTTTCAGGAGCAGGTGCGCTCCGGCAAATTTGTGATTGTCGAGGGGGCGGGGGCGCGGGTCCCGCTGGCCAAAGGGGTTTTCATGCTCGATCTGATGCGGCGTTTGGGGCTTCCTGCGCTCATCGTGGCGCGCTCCGGACGCGGCACGCTCAATCATTGTTTGCTTACGCTAGAGGCGCTCGAACGGGCTGGCATCGCGGTTGATGGGTTTATTTTAAACGGATTCGGCCAGTATGGAGAGGGTTTTGCTGAGGCGCTTAACCCCGAAGTTTTAGAGGAGCTGGCCGCTCCAGTGCCCGTGTTGGCCGTTGTCGAATGGCGTCCTCAGTACCAAGGTAACATAGAGGCTCTGATTCGTGATCTAGCCAAACAGCCTAAACTGCGGCTATACTTGGACGAGTTGGCCGCCTCTGTGGGCCCCGCGCTAGCTTGA
- a CDS encoding HesA/MoeB/ThiF family protein has product MRWGSTTLSRWRRRRRRRYVFAPVELERYIRQIVLPEVGFQGQERLRRSSVLIIGLGGLGSPLAYYLAAAGVGRLGLVEFDRVELANLHRQILYSTPDVGRSKLAAASERLRALNPEVELRLYEEPLGPENALRLLEGFDVVADGSDNFPTRYAASDACVRLGLPYVYGSVYRLEGQVGVLAGGGACYRCLYPQPPNPDQVPSCATAGLLGPMTGLIGSFQALEVLKILLGLGRPLRGRVLHVDGLRGEVRVFSVEPDPRCPVCAGLEGPALTTGRCTLSAPALEPEVLWARLSRGDVCVFLDVRDALERATGHLGGLWIPLVELNGRIQELAPYRDQELIVYCEEGQRSARAVEWLRQCGFSRTYSLAGGLRRWRQRGLPLQGG; this is encoded by the coding sequence TTGCGTTGGGGGTCTACAACGCTCTCCCGGTGGCGCAGAAGGAGGCGACGGCGTTATGTTTTCGCTCCCGTGGAGCTAGAGCGCTACATCCGTCAAATCGTCTTGCCCGAGGTGGGGTTTCAGGGGCAGGAGCGCCTGCGTCGTTCCAGCGTGCTCATAATCGGCCTAGGGGGGCTGGGCTCGCCCCTGGCCTACTACCTGGCCGCAGCCGGGGTGGGCCGGCTGGGGCTGGTTGAGTTCGACCGAGTGGAGCTGGCCAACCTGCACCGGCAGATTCTCTACAGCACCCCCGATGTGGGGCGAAGCAAACTCGCCGCGGCCTCTGAGCGGCTGCGGGCCCTCAATCCAGAAGTAGAGCTACGGCTGTACGAAGAGCCCCTCGGACCGGAGAACGCCCTGCGTTTGCTGGAGGGCTTTGATGTGGTCGCAGACGGCTCGGATAACTTTCCGACCCGTTACGCCGCAAGCGACGCCTGCGTTCGACTGGGGCTGCCGTACGTGTACGGAAGCGTCTACCGGCTAGAGGGGCAGGTAGGCGTGCTGGCGGGCGGCGGCGCCTGCTACCGCTGCCTGTATCCCCAGCCCCCGAATCCGGATCAGGTGCCCAGCTGCGCCACTGCCGGCCTGCTGGGACCGATGACGGGCCTTATCGGCTCATTTCAAGCCCTGGAGGTGCTCAAGATCCTGCTGGGCCTGGGGCGTCCCCTTCGGGGTCGGGTGCTGCACGTAGACGGCCTGCGGGGGGAGGTGAGGGTCTTTTCGGTGGAGCCGGATCCGCGCTGTCCCGTCTGCGCTGGCCTGGAGGGCCCAGCCCTCACGACCGGTCGCTGCACCTTAAGCGCGCCGGCCCTGGAGCCCGAGGTGCTTTGGGCGCGCCTGAGCCGCGGAGACGTGTGTGTGTTTTTGGACGTGCGCGACGCCCTCGAGCGCGCCACGGGCCACCTGGGGGGGCTCTGGATACCGCTTGTTGAGTTAAACGGGCGCATTCAGGAGCTAGCCCCCTACCGGGACCAAGAGCTCATCGTCTACTGCGAAGAGGGCCAACGCAGCGCTCGAGCTGTGGAGTGGCTGCGGCAGTGTGGCTTTAGCCGGACCTATAGCCTCGCCGGTGGCCTGCGTCGCTGGCGGCAACGGGGCCTTCCGCTTCAAGGCGGCTAA
- a CDS encoding dihydrodipicolinate reductase — translation MERLILALHGYGHMGHELETLAQRYGWTVAERFDRSHRLEHPEQLEGVDVMLDFSHAEAVLPAARIAIQAGCRMVIGTTGWYEHVPELQALLRERPTGVVYGPNFSLGVQVFFRLVERAAALLGRLGTFDAYVLEAHHRHKRDVPSGTALRLQRILEPHFGARTAAVIRAGEIPGEHEAGFDGLHERLRIRHEARSRSIFAEGALWAASWIRHRTGLYTFEEAVAQLFD, via the coding sequence ATGGAACGCTTGATTTTGGCTCTGCACGGATATGGGCACATGGGGCATGAGCTAGAGACGCTAGCGCAGCGCTATGGATGGACCGTAGCCGAACGGTTTGACCGGTCCCATCGACTGGAGCACCCGGAGCAGCTGGAAGGTGTGGACGTGATGCTGGATTTTTCGCACGCTGAGGCTGTGCTACCAGCTGCGCGCATCGCCATTCAGGCCGGATGCCGGATGGTGATCGGCACCACGGGGTGGTATGAACACGTTCCCGAGCTACAGGCCCTGCTCCGGGAACGCCCGACGGGCGTTGTGTATGGGCCTAACTTCTCGCTCGGTGTACAGGTGTTCTTTCGACTTGTGGAGCGCGCCGCTGCCTTGTTGGGACGGCTGGGCACCTTCGACGCCTATGTACTGGAGGCGCACCATCGGCACAAGCGCGACGTCCCGAGCGGCACCGCCCTTCGGTTGCAGAGGATTTTAGAGCCCCACTTTGGCGCCCGAACCGCGGCCGTCATCCGGGCCGGCGAGATCCCAGGCGAGCATGAGGCGGGTTTTGATGGACTGCATGAACGGCTTCGGATTCGGCACGAGGCCCGCAGCCGCAGCATCTTCGCCGAGGGGGCCCTTTGGGCGGCAAGCTGGATTCGACACCGCACGGGGCTGTACACGTTCGAGGAAGCCGTTGCCCAACTGTTCGATTAG